The DNA window TGTTTTGGAAAAGTATGTATATATTTGTATCTTGGTTCAAGTTTTATGCACTGATGATGTAAAAATTGTTTACACTATCAAGTCATTTAACTCTTGGTACTTGATTAAAGTTGGTTTCTTTTAATTGGAAATATGCATTCGAAACAGGCAGAGGGAACTGATTGTTGTGTTTCTTGACCAGTTGTGGCTAGTTGCGATTATGGGGTTGTATGCTGTGGCGAGATTGGGGGTGAGTATATTGTCGAATGATGAGCAGGTTTCTGTGGATTCCATAACTCTGTTTGTGGCTCTTCTTTGTGGATGCATTGTGATTGGTCATCTTCTTGAAGAGAGTCGTTGGATTAATGATTCCATCACCGCTCTGGTTATTGTGAGTCTTTTTTCCTATACTGAATCAATGTTGTATGATGCACATATATAAAGGACACCGCATGTACGAGCAAGAAGAGGGATGCCCTTTAAGATTTGAATTCTGCACCTAAGTGGCCTAGAGTAAAGTTGTAACCACAAGACTGCAATTTTAGCTCGAGCACACACATATAAAGCATAATGTTACCTCATCTACAAGCTAGAAGAGGGATGCGCTTAGTAAGATTTGAATTCTGCACCTGAGTGGCGTTGAGTAAAGTTATAACCACAAGACTGCAATTTTAGCCCGAGCACACACATATAAAGCATAATTTACCTCATCTATGAGCTAGAAGAGGGATGCGCTTAGTAAGATTTGAATTCTGCACCTAAGTGGTGTTGAGTAAAGTTATAACCACTAGGCTGCAATATTATCCCGAGCACACACATATACATGCATAATGTTACCTCATGTACAAGCTATAAGAAGGAATGCCCTTAGTAAGATTTAAATTTTGCACCTAAGTGGCGCCAAGTAAAGTTTTAATCACAGTACTGCAATTTAGCCTGAGAAAACACATATACATGCATAATGTTACCATATATACGAGCTAGAAGAAGGAAAACCCTTAGTAAGATTTGAACTTTGCACCCAAGTGGCGTGAAGTTGTAACCAATAGGCTGCAATTTTAGTCCATGCACACATTACATGCATAATGTTACCTCCTTGTACGAACTAGAAGAGGAATGCCCTTAGTAAGATTTGAACTCTACGCCTAAGTGGTGTAGAATAAAGTTGTAACCGCTAGACCACAACTTTAGTCTGTGTAGACGCATATACGTTCATGAATGATGatatttttgtgaattttcTTCAACACATTTTTATAGTGGACTATGCTTTTGGATTTTGCTGCAATGGACGATCTTTGTTGTTCTCGTGGCAGGGTTTATGTACAGGAGGCATCATTTTGTTAACTACTAAAGGAAAGAGCTCTCATCTCTTAGAATTTGACGAACAACTCTTCTTCATTTATGTTCTGCCACCCATCATATTTAATGCTGGGTAAGTTGTTTTCTTCTTGCCTTTATAGTAACATGTCAATTTTAATGGGGTTGCCGCAGTTATTTGAGTTCGTTTATTGCATTGTTGCATATTACAAGTTTTGTTCTCCCTAATCTGAATATGGAAGAGAAAGAACATTTAGACTAAGGTGTTTAGCCCAAAAAAGGTACAGTTGAATACTTGAATTTATACGCGAGGTCTAAGGACACATGGATTGAGTTGACGAAAGTATAAGACTAGAATGCTATAAACTGTTGATTCAGTATGAacaagacaaagaaaataacaaaatgaaGCATTTCAGTTTAGAAAATGTGAAGAGCCTGAATTCTAGATCTTCTAGCTATCACCAGGTATCTTGACTTTATTGGTAATTCCTTATAACAAAGGAGCTTAGTATCTTGACAAAATAGAAGTAAGATGATAGTATAAGACTTGTGTCATGATCAGAATCTCATCATTACTAACAGAAGATACATGCAGTATTTATAGCTGAACGTCCAAGGACAAGACTTACGAAATACACCCCTTCTAATAAAACCTATTAATTTCTCATTAATTATCATAAAGCAACGGTTAGTGATTCCATAATGGCAATATTCTTGATCCTGTTCTAGCCGGTTGCCGAGTAATATTCAATCTCATGTTTTCGGAGCTAGATGGGCCTTACGGATGTGGCActgatcacttgtccagatctTGTATAAAGAAGACTGCTTCCACCAAGCACACTTAGAAAAGATGCCATGCATATCATCTACTGATCATGTCCTAATTCCTATGCGTTCCTTTTGCCACGTTTCACTTCCTGATTGGTCCGAGTCTTGAGCCTGATTTTTACCGTATACTGTATACATAAGGATTGTCCACATTAACGCCTGCTGTTGTTATTGATAACTGACAATTAGacagaaaacaaaaaagaaaagagctGCAAGTTTTTTAGATGTTAAATTCTATGAGACTGACTTCAGCATTTGCACCTCATCAGTTTTCAGGTGAAAAAGAAGCAGTTTTTCAGGAATTTTATGACCATTATGTTGTTTGGTGCCGTCGGAACATTGATATCTTTCAGCATCATATCACTTGGTAGGCCATACTTTCTCAGTCCTCTTCAGTCAACTTAAGAAAGTAAATACCTTGTGTAAAGGGAGCTGGAGCGAGGTTCTTTTTCGCTTGTTCCGATGTTAAATGAGCTGAAGTTGAACTCTCATATTaacatttttactttattaatgGTTGTAGTGATCTTGGAGGGGGAGTTGGTCTTAGGCTAGAGTTAGTTGAAATCTGAATCAATTAAAGAAGATGTGAATTAGCATTTGAATGACATGTCCTTAACTCCGTATGACAGCATCTAGTAGAGCAACTTAAAGAAGTAGGTAAGAATTTCTATGTTTACCTTATCCAAATTTCTTCTCAAGAACATTGTCCTTACGTCACAAATATTCACATTTCTTTAAAATGCTTTAACACAGTGTTAGAATGCAATTTTGCACATTTACAGACTTAAATGATTTTGAATGTGCTTGTAACTTGTAAAACACCTCCAGTTCTTCATTTGAAAGGCACATTCATGTAGGTGCTTTACTCAAgctgttatgacttatgatcaAGGATAGTGTATTTGTCGTTctcaaaagaacaaaaagaaagaagaagatcaaGGTTACTGTATTTGCATATTCCAAGTGTCTTGTCCTTTCTTCTACTGCATACagcaaaatggtttcttaataGTTAAATTCTTCACTGTGTAGAAGCCAAAAATAATTTACTAGTTATNCAATTGTAAAGCCTCCTAGCTAGTCTTTTATCTCGATGAAGCCCTTAGGGGTTGTAAATCCCACCCCATCAACTTTTGCTTGATGGGCTTTTTGGTGTGAATACACAGTTactattatcaaaaaaaaaaaaatagttaaattctTCACCGTGTAGAAGCCAAAAATAATTTACTAGTTATCAGGTGTTACCAATGGTTCATTTTCGTCCTTCCTCCTCGAGAATTTCACTAgttgttgattttgtttttagtttttacaTGGGATATCTCTCTTGGTCGCcctaacttgaaaattttgttttaggcGCAAAGGAGTTATTGGGAAAGCTTGATATTGGCTTTCTGGAGCTACGAGATTATCTCGGTACTAGTCTTTCCTCTTCTTTCGATTGCAGTTGATGTTTCAGTTATCACTTGTAGATGTTATACTTTTGGTTGTTACAACAGGGCCTCATTTGCTTAAGAGTAAGCAAAGGAGAAAAAATGACTAATATGAGGGTTAGGAacaaaatattgtgttttatgtatatatatattggttgtAGTATCTCATTAACACAAGGAAAGCTTCTATGCAGTAGTAAAAAAGtttcaaaagatattttaaacTATGAGTTTGACTTCCACCTGTAATTTCTTTGTGTTTTCTTGGATCCCTTATCTCTCACCGGGACTCCACCTCTGCCACCGTGGTATCATAACCTTGTGAGAGTATTTTCTTAGTCTGGATTTGAGTGCGTAAGAACTATGTtactcggactcttcaaaaatgtcaacatgtGCATgtttggatcctccaaaagtaatGCCTTTTTGGAGGATTCGACACAGGTgtgacaacatttttgaagagttcgagCAACATAACCTAAGAAGTAATCGTCAtataataatttgatttaatgatatggataaaatttaAGCTCAGTCTTTCTGCGGATGGCATTTTTCTGTAAATTGATTTTGACCTCTTATCTTCTgataatttcaaatacttttttCGTAGCGATTGGAGCAATTTTTTCAGCAACAGACTCTGTTTGCACCTTGCAGGTATGGATTTCCTCCAAATGTTGCGGCTGTACTGTGGTAAAATGGATAATTATTGAGTTAGCAACTTGTGTAAACTGAATGTTATGAGTTTAATTCTCAGGTGCTTAATCAGGACGAGACGCCTCGACTCTATAGTCTAGTCTTTGGGGAAGGGGTGGTAAATGATGCAACATCTGTGGTGCTCTTTAATGCGATCCAGAAGTTGGACCTCTCCCACATCAACTCAAGGGCTGCTTTAGTGTTCACTGGAAATTTTCTCTACCTGTTTCTTGCAAGCACTTTCCTTGGAGTTTTGGTAAGTAGCTCACTTTCTTGCTTTATGTTTTACGCGCATTTGCCAATCCTTTCTACGTTTGTCCTCTAGAAGTTTGGCCCGTGTCTCAGTCCCAGTGTGACTGATCATCCTTTGTAAACTATTTTCTCACCGACGAGCTAATAAGACACGGGTCCCTCTTCAGCAGACTTTCCCTTTTTCTCATCAGGCCACAGGGTACTAACAGCTGTTTCATACTGTTGTTGTTTGCCATCCATGAGAACACCACTTACTATCCGATTTGCATGTGTTAAGCATATCGCAATGTTCAACCTGTGCCAAGATCAAATTCTCCATAAGATTTATAGTTGCATTACCTAGGGCTTCCTTTTTCGCTCTGCTCCACTATCTTGTGGAAATGGATCCCATTTCTCTTTTCAGTGATGCCAAAACAGCTGACATTATTTGACTTGTAttaaccttctttttttttggttgtataaGAATTTGTATTCATTGGCATGACATCTATTATTTCCTCTGTAATGCCTTTGTATTTTCCTGTTTGAGCAAGTCTGAAAATTTCTGATCTCTTAAGCAATGATGTTAGAActaggtaattttttttctgtttttttccAGCTCCCTCGTTTGATCAGATTATGCTAACCATCTATCATTATTTACGACATCTTGCTCTTGAATGCAGATTGGATTGCTAAGTGCGTACctaataaaaaagatatatctTGGCAGGTTAGCCTGTCTTcattccatttttctttcttatagttgtaatttattaatttgtttacTATTATATGTCTTTCGTTTCGTATCCAATTATTAATTAATCTGATTTTCTTCAAGGCGCAAGTTTTTGGCTTACCGGTCAAGACAAGAAAAAGTGATTACAGAGCTAGGAAAATTCCCACTTATTGAATGTCATAAGCTACTATAGGAGTTTTTTTCTTGACATACTGGCCCTTGACAGCAAAGCCTTTTtctaattattgttgtttttcctACTGCTCCtgtagtttcttgtccttcAATTCATGTTACTATCTGTTGATTCCTTGTACCTTGATTATCGTATTGTTTTTGCTGAAGTACTGTTCTGTTACTACTTGTTGCTTTTGTTATTATCAgttgtttcttgtacttttgTTACTCTTTTTTCTGGACTGTTTTTTTCCTGAgttgagggtctatcggaaacaacctttCTATCAccgaggtaggggtaaggtctgtgtataTTCtatcctccccagaccccaTTTTGTAGGACTACActgggtatattgttgttgtattgttttTCCTACTACAAATTAAACTGAGTTTAATCAGTGATATCCGTGAAGTTTAATTCCTGAAAGCTTCTCTTTGctttaaaatttttgcatttttttctgATAATGCCAATATTATTTGTAGTCACTGTGAGATAGTTGGTTTCCTAGTTCCTAATAAAAATTGAGATATTAGTTACCATTCTGACACAGGGGACTAACTATTCAAGGTAGTGAGTCTCGTCGAGGAATCTTGATTCGATGTAGTAATACTGAGTTTGGAcctattataaatatgatttaggAAAAGACTTTTAAAGAGGATTTTGGATGTTAAGAATCTGTGTTCCTTGGGTATCAACGTgtatatatctatatgtatTTGGCATTTGTAACTCTAAAAGCCGTCCATTCCACTTGTAGGCACTCAACTGATCGTGAAGTTGCTCTCATGATTCTCATGGCTTACCTTTCATATGTGATGGCAGAAGTAAGTTTCTGTACAATTGAATAGCTGTACAGATGTTAAAACTTGTTACCTCTACGTGATGTAGTTTGTGTAATTATTGATTGTGATCATTTGTCCCTACCTTTCAGCTGTTTGACTTAAGTGGAATTCTTACAGTATTTATCTGTGGTATTGTCATGTCACACTATACCTGGCATAATGTGACTGTTAATTCTAAAGTGACAACAAGGTATGCTTACTCAAAAATCACTTATTCCGAACGTCTTTATCCTTCTTAAGGAACTTCTCAAAGAAGTTATGTACGTGTTTCTTagtttaactaattttattttttcacagACATGCTTTTGCAACACTGTCATTTATTGCGGagattttcattttcctttatgtTGGTATGGATGCCTTAGATATTGAGAAATGGAGATTCGTTAAAGACAGGTAAGATGTCATATCCATTTCATAAATTGTGTCTCTGAGTTCCATTTATTGGCCtttttaatctaatttaattctCATTTTGTGGATTTTCCATTTCATAGTCCTGGAAAATCTGTTGGGATAAGCGCTGCTTTGCTTGGCCTGGTTCTGGTTGGAAGGGCATGTTTTGTGTTCCCGTTGTCTCTGTTATCCAATTGCTTGAAGCGATCTGAGCATGACAAGTTTGATCTCAAACAACAGGTTATATCTCATTTTTTGTCCTAGTCCCTTGCAGCCGGTGTTGCTAAATCTTGCCGgaataataataaatcatcaacttCACAGGTTACAATATGGTGGGCTGGTTTAATGCGAGGATCTGTTTCCATGGCATTGGCTTATAACCAGGTCCATTATTAACTGATCAGCTCTTCTTCTAAAATGTGTATAGCACATGTGTCCTTTGGAGACAATCCGATAAAATTGGAATTTTCAGTACGTTACAGTTTGTTTTTTGTTTGCCCGAAATAAGTGAGTGTAGGATACGGAAAACTGAAAACATATCTTGTTAGTTAAATATATTAGTGCAAATCTCTGCTGCAATGTGCTCTTTTACTCCTTTCTCACTAAAGGCTTTTTCAGAAAgaatgtatttgtattttaaaagtgACGTCGCGTTTACTGAAGTGTGATTCCTGTGTGCAGTTTACGAGGTTTGGCCACACCCAACAACCAGGAAATGCAGTTATGATCACCAGCACAATTACAATAGTCCTCTTCAGTACAGTGGTAACTTCGTCTTTCCTTTCTCCAGctcttttttttatgtatatatactatATGTTGAATCCCcttgatttttttgtgtgtttacctttttatattttgacgTTCGTTTGTGAAAATCCTGGATCCGTCATTGCTAGCCCTTACCCCAAAATGAGATGAAACAATAGGAAAGTTCTCAAGTCGACATTCTTcatttacaacaacaacaacacttCAGTCTTAAACAAGTTGGTGTCGGCTATATGAATCATCACTGACCATGTTACTCCATATAAACTCATCTCGACCATAGTAAAACTAAGTAGGTAGAAGTTATAGTGAGTTAACTTTGATTGAGCTAAATCTAATTGTTTTGACCCCTTTTAGGTGTTTGGGTTGATAACCAAACCTCTTGTAAGGTTCTTGTTGCCTTCATCACAAGGTTTCAACAACCTGATCTCTTCGGAACAATCGTTTGCACGCCCACTTCTCTCTAACGGGCAAGAAGTTGAAGTAGAGATGGAAAATGTTGATCCCTTACGACCATCTAGTTTGAGCATTCTACTGAAGGAGCCTTCTCACACTATTCATAACCATTGGAGAAGGTTCGATGATGCTTTTATGCGACCCCTATTTGGAGGCAGGGGATTCGTGCCCGATGCACCTGAGTTGTCAAAGGGAGGATGTGATCAATATTGACAGTGTAAAAGCAGCAGAGTTTCTTGAATTGGCTGTTAAACTTACTGACTTCAGCGTAAAGTTCTTTAACTATGATCAAGGGCGGAGCTAAGGGGACGAAAGGGGGGAGTCATCCAAGTCCTCTTGGTTagaaattacattgtatatacaATGTCGAGACTGGTTATTATGTATATCTTTTtactactttatattttgaatcttcCTTTGTGAAAACTATGGCTCTGTCACTGAGTTCCATGATATCGTAGACAGTCATCCATTGTAGTGAACTGAATTCCTAATATATGCTTGTATAGTTGTATATAGCATAATATTTGATGtgaaattatgatttataacatgTATCATTGACTAACACAATTTTTACTTTCAttagcatttttttttctcattgtaTCTCTGTTATTAGTCAAACTAAACacagaaaataatttatttaatactttGTCNGACAGTCATCCATTGTAGTGAACTGAATTCCTAATATATGCTTGTATAGTTGTATATAGCATAATATTTGATGtgaaattatgatttataacatgTATCATTGACTAACACAATTTTTACTTTCATTagcattttttttctcattgtaTCTTTGTTATTAGTCAAACTAAACACagaacataatttatttaatactttGTCTGATGAGAATCATTGTGGGCGTTTGGTCTAGTGGTATGATTCTCGCTTTGGGTGCGAGAGGTCCCGAGTTCGATTCTCGGAACGCCCCCAATTTTTAATCATCATTTTTTGGTGCTTCGAATTAGCTCGTCGCGATGAAATCCGTTGAACTTGTTTTatacaataataaatttaaatttaacaaGTTAGATCATATGATTTTATTTCCCAATCTTTCTTACTTGCTTCTTTCACCCTTATTGGTTGAGAATAAGTTACATCGAGATACTATAGGGTCATTATACTCATGATGAAACTTCTTGAAGATACAGTAAATCAAAGAGGAAATGACACAAAATACAACAACCTCCTATTATTCTATGAGCTTTTGAGTAAACATTTGGTagtcttttaaaaattataaggagttgtttgataaaggtaaattatatatgtattaaattaTGCATAAGTAATATCATATTTGATAGTTGATTAGAAGGTAAATTATCTTTAAAGTGCAAATCTCACATTTGTCAGATGTTTAACCATGTTTTATTgtgaaatctggaaaaaaaaagaagttttattttcaatgtAAAATGATAAGAGCAtttgaaaattggaaaaaaatgattatttttgtaTGATAATGCTTCCTTGATATCTAACAAAATCACGagattttatttcaatttccaTATTACCGTTTAATATATGCAACAaagtaaagtttttttttttgtttttttaataatggtAGAGACTATATGCTACTTCCTAGCTCCATTAACGCTATAAAAAGGGACAGCTACAAAAATGCATTGAGGAATGACGATCATTCATAAGGCATAAAACGGATGTTTCACATGCGATTTAtgagaaaaattttaaaattttaaagatataCCGTCCAACAGGTAACATAGAATATTAGGTTATTTATtccaatatataatattatacttaggtaaattcatattattttattagattacgtataatttttcttgatatatatatatatatatatatataatcataccaaacacaccccttatacatatttaattgatttcttaatatatgttttgaagatataatgaagtaaaaatatgcTCCCTCTAAAGGTGCAAATAGAAGGAAAAGTAATAAGCACACCGAGTGTGAACTCATAAATAGAATTTGGGATAGGTGGGGTGTACACAACCCTTACCCCTACATTAAAGAAGATAAATATGTTGTTTCTGATAAGATCCCCGACTCGAAAAAAACACTTGCTAAATGAAATTTCTTTGAAAATGTGAGGAAACATCACTTAAAGATAGAATGTATTTCATTaccattttttatattgtaCAACTTGCTACTTGCTACTATAGTCAAACTAAATACAATATTATTgttttacatatatattatctacaATTGAAGAGCAAATGTGGGCGTTTGGTCTAGTGGTATGATTCTCGCTTTGGGTGCGAGAGGTCCCGAGTTCGATTCTCGGAACGCCCCCAATTTTTAATCATCATTTTTGGTGCTTCAAATTAACTCGTTTCGACAAAATCCATTGAACTTGTTTTTTACGAtagtaaatttgaattttaacaagttaaattaaatGATTGTATTTCTCAATCTTTCTTACTTGCTTTCTTTCACCCTTATTTGTTAAGAATAAGTTACATCGAGATACTATAGGATCATTATACTCATTATGAAACTTCTTGAGAGGAAATGACACAAAATACAACAACCTCCTATTATTCTATGAGCTTTTAAGTAAACATTTTGGTAGTCTTTTCAAAACTATAAGTTAGTTGTTTGGTAACTTATTTAAAGGTGAGTTATGTATCTGTATTAATTTATGCATAAGTAATACTACGTTTGATAGCTGATTAGAAGGTAAATTATTCTTGTGTAAGATTAATATGGTGTTTGGTTTGTAATTGGAAACTTGTataattaatatgatgaaatttatgtattattttatacatgatagAGGGTAGAGTAGTTGATATATGATAAACCCTTTGGGGTGGCTTgatggtttgggcttgggacttgcattttggaggtctcaagttcgaaactcCTTGCCGTGAAAGCTAAGAATTTGCCTTTTGGGTGTTAGCAAGGGTAACTTATTTCTTATCTATCTACCATTtgtctaccaaacgacccctgtaTGCATAACTAATTCatacattattatataaaataatacataagaTTCCCTTAAAATTATTCCATGCATTATTATAACTATGGCtacaattccttttttttctttcctttttcttttgtagTTCTTCAACCGCATTGTTACAACAATATGTCTAATGTAGTTCAAAATGAGgttcgaaaaaaataaaatgtaagcATATTTTATCTTTACCTCATTGGTGAAGAGGTTGTTTAACTTCACTTTTAATCCAAGGCAAAAAGACCAACTAGAAGGAACTGACAAATTATCTTTAAAGTATAAATCTCACAACGTTATTCTATCTGAGTTTTTTGATGGAATTATTTGTCAGATGTTTGACTATGttttattgtgaaatttgaaaaaataaaaaaattcaaagtaaaAATGATAAGAgtatttgaaaaatggaaaaaaatgaatatttttttttatgctaatgCTTCCTTGATATCTAACAAAATCACAAGATTTTATGTCAATTTCTATATTGCCGTTTAATGTATGcaacaaaataaagtttattattattattattattaatatagtaGAGAATATATGCTACTTCCTAGTTCCATTAACGCTATAAAAAGggacaaaaacaaaaatgcaTTGGGGATCATTGACAAGGTATAAAATACATCACATCAGTCACATGCGATTTatgaacaaaatttgaaaattttaaagataaacaGTCCAACAAGCAACATAAAATATTAGGTTATCTATTCTAAATTTCCAATACATAATATTATACTTAGGTAAATTCATATTATTTACTCTCCCTCCGTCGAAAGAAGGCCCAAAAAAGTCCCTCATCTTTGagttaagactcaaagtcatccttgagttttcacatggagcactaatagtcccCCGTGTTTggaatattggtgcactttcgGTCCTCCCCTAaacttttgcctattttttaacattgattttgttcataattttatgtaaggaatgtcccattgtctttttatttatttagtagaaataataactctatgtgAGAGAAGGTGAGAAGAAGAATACCTTGTTCTGTTCAGTATAAAAATTACTGCAGCTAAACTAAGAAAATTTTAACATATGACattgcaaaaaaagaaaaatatgtacTATTGCACATGAAATCATCGTGATGAACCTCTCGACTTAACCTGCAATACAATTTCTACTAAATAAAAcaatgtgtttttcttttcacaatctctcacatagagttattatttctattaaatatataaaatgatgaTTAAACATTCCATGGATAAATTATGcataaaatcaatgttaaaaaataggtaaaattttggaggaggaccaaaagtgcaccaatattgcaaatatgaggGACTATCAGTGCTCCGTCtgaaaactcaaggatgactttgagtct is part of the Solanum stenotomum isolate F172 chromosome 8, ASM1918654v1, whole genome shotgun sequence genome and encodes:
- the LOC125872907 gene encoding sodium/hydrogen exchanger 2-like, producing the protein MGLYAVARLGVSILSNDEQVSVDSITLFVALLCGCIVIGHLLEESRWINDSITALVIGLCTGGIILLTTKGKSSHLLEFDEQLFFIYVLPPIIFNAGFQVKKKQFFRNFMTIMLFGAVGTLISFSIISLGAKELLGKLDIGFLELRDYLAIGAIFSATDSVCTLQVLNQDETPRLYSLVFGEGVVNDATSVVLFNAIQKLDLSHINSRAALVFTGNFLYLFLASTFLGVLIGLLSAYLIKKIYLGRHSTDREVALMILMAYLSYVMAELFDLSGILTVFICGIVMSHYTWHNVTVNSKVTTRHAFATLSFIAEIFIFLYVGMDALDIEKWRFVKDSPGKSVGISAALLGLVLVGRACFVFPLSLLSNCLKRSEHDKFDLKQQVTIWWAGLMRGSVSMALAYNQFTRFGHTQQPGNAVMITSTITIVLFSTVVFGLITKPLVRFLLPSSQGFNNLISSEQSFARPLLSNGQEVEVEMENVDPLRPSSLSILLKEPSHTIHNHWRRFDDAFMRPLFGGRGFVPDAPELSKGGCDQY